Proteins encoded in a region of the Rhodoligotrophos appendicifer genome:
- a CDS encoding ABC transporter substrate-binding protein, producing MKDAQNYFHDAWTLAAERVKTGGVDRRTFLQLSALLGSAALVGRSDDALAQAKELVFAMWGGDAEQAYQTAWGEPFKAKTGIDVVMDGSGPTSGRVRAMVEAGNVTWDIIDGGVGTQAALGAAKAAQEIDYTIVDPKKTLPGTDYRWGATVFVYGNVLTFDTQAFGGKTPKSWVDFWDVEQFPGKRVMYKYMAGTLEAALMADGVPMDQLYPLDVDRALKKLEVLKPHLILWDTGASSQQVFRDGEVVMGQIWHTRANLIKKESGGRFDFTFNQGLLQPGVMSVPVNNPAGTKVAMDFLASMQDPKSQVKLLELLGNGPANPAAEGTYPPELAAINPGAPENRKLMVLQNAEWYGANIVPVTKRFLDLMSS from the coding sequence ATGAAGGACGCCCAGAATTATTTTCACGATGCTTGGACGCTGGCCGCAGAGCGGGTCAAAACCGGTGGCGTCGACCGCCGGACGTTCCTGCAGCTGAGCGCGCTTCTCGGAAGTGCGGCACTCGTGGGCAGATCGGATGACGCCCTGGCTCAGGCCAAGGAACTCGTCTTCGCCATGTGGGGTGGCGATGCCGAGCAGGCCTATCAGACGGCCTGGGGCGAGCCCTTCAAGGCAAAGACCGGGATCGACGTCGTGATGGACGGAAGCGGGCCGACCTCCGGCCGGGTCCGCGCCATGGTCGAAGCCGGCAACGTCACCTGGGACATCATCGATGGCGGCGTCGGGACGCAAGCCGCTCTGGGGGCGGCAAAGGCTGCCCAGGAGATCGACTATACCATCGTCGATCCCAAGAAGACCCTGCCCGGCACCGACTATCGCTGGGGCGCGACTGTGTTCGTCTATGGCAATGTCCTCACATTCGACACACAAGCCTTTGGCGGCAAGACCCCGAAGAGCTGGGTCGATTTCTGGGATGTGGAGCAGTTTCCGGGCAAGCGCGTCATGTACAAGTACATGGCAGGCACCCTGGAGGCCGCGCTCATGGCCGATGGCGTGCCGATGGACCAGCTCTACCCGCTGGATGTGGACCGCGCCCTGAAGAAGCTCGAAGTGCTCAAGCCGCATCTCATCCTCTGGGACACCGGAGCCAGCAGCCAGCAGGTGTTCCGCGACGGCGAGGTCGTTATGGGACAGATCTGGCACACGCGCGCCAATCTGATCAAGAAAGAGTCCGGCGGCCGCTTCGACTTCACGTTCAATCAGGGCCTGTTGCAGCCGGGTGTCATGTCGGTGCCCGTCAACAATCCCGCCGGGACGAAGGTGGCGATGGATTTCCTGGCCTCGATGCAGGATCCGAAATCGCAGGTGAAGCTGCTCGAATTGCTGGGCAACGGCCCCGCCAATCCCGCGGCGGAAGGCACCTATCCGCCCGAGTTGGCCGCGATCAACCCCGGCGCACCGGAGAATCGCAAGCTCATGGTTCTGCAAAATGCGGAATGGTACGGCGCCAATATCGTCCCCGTGACCAAGCGCTTTCTGGATCTGATGTCGTCCTGA
- a CDS encoding amidohydrolase yields the protein MQTADLIIRNAKVATLCDATPFVDAVAVRDGRIVAAGSPAEIDALQGPATEIIDAGGRTVLPGFIESHCHADIYGARIHRWADFSWPRVTSKDEVLGIIAEATATLEDGAWFVGFRYDDMKLGGFPTMEELDHAGRGHPVFIYRTDHHNGVVNRAAFERSGLSKLTEDPPFGRIDRDPATGKPTGLVRENAAYVVVDELSKDYTTEDFRKGLRQVFAEFLQYGITSLHNSLTHSNGIRAFQDMRAAGELPLRVGIMVSGKEPGLVESYIRAGIRSGFGDEWIRVIGVEWCPDCSTTGRTAAYYEPYTGTRVLGEPEHNTGMLLYSSEDFRRKVMEATAAGLVVFADGIGDRGIDFVLDAFEAALAAHPNADSRMRVEHSCYATPAIRERMKRLNVIPSSATGFLYDLGDGYIRVRGEAAMKDMWPHKSWKEMGVIAPGHSDAPICHPNPLRGIYSLVTRKTDTAQSLGPEEALELWDALKAYTIHGAYAGREEDIKGTIEVGKLADFVILEEDIFTVDPERIPHIKVARTIVGGKTAYQA from the coding sequence ATGCAGACAGCCGATCTGATCATCCGTAACGCCAAGGTTGCCACCCTGTGCGATGCGACGCCGTTCGTCGATGCGGTCGCCGTTCGCGACGGCCGCATCGTGGCAGCAGGCAGCCCGGCGGAGATCGATGCCTTGCAAGGCCCGGCGACGGAGATCATCGACGCCGGCGGTCGCACCGTGCTGCCTGGCTTCATCGAAAGCCATTGCCACGCCGACATCTATGGCGCGCGCATTCACCGGTGGGCGGATTTCAGCTGGCCGCGCGTCACGTCGAAGGATGAAGTCCTCGGCATCATCGCCGAGGCCACGGCAACGTTGGAAGACGGCGCCTGGTTTGTCGGCTTCCGCTACGACGACATGAAGCTCGGCGGCTTTCCGACCATGGAGGAGCTGGATCACGCGGGCCGCGGTCATCCGGTCTTCATCTATCGCACCGATCACCATAATGGCGTCGTCAATCGCGCAGCCTTCGAGCGCTCGGGGCTGTCGAAACTGACCGAGGACCCGCCTTTCGGGAGGATCGACCGAGACCCCGCCACGGGGAAGCCAACCGGCCTCGTCCGGGAGAATGCGGCTTACGTGGTCGTGGATGAGCTGAGCAAGGATTATACGACCGAAGATTTTCGCAAGGGCCTGAGACAGGTCTTTGCCGAGTTCCTTCAATACGGCATCACCTCCCTGCACAATTCCCTGACCCATTCCAACGGCATCCGCGCCTTTCAGGACATGCGCGCGGCCGGCGAACTGCCGTTGCGTGTCGGGATCATGGTGAGCGGCAAGGAGCCGGGGCTGGTGGAGTCCTATATCCGTGCCGGCATCCGCTCGGGCTTCGGCGACGAGTGGATCCGCGTGATCGGCGTCGAATGGTGCCCCGACTGTTCCACCACCGGCCGTACCGCCGCCTATTACGAGCCCTATACAGGCACCCGCGTCCTCGGGGAGCCGGAGCACAATACCGGCATGCTGCTCTATTCCAGCGAGGATTTCCGCCGGAAAGTGATGGAGGCAACCGCAGCCGGCCTCGTCGTCTTCGCCGACGGGATCGGCGACCGGGGCATCGATTTCGTGCTGGACGCGTTCGAGGCGGCGCTTGCTGCCCATCCCAATGCCGACAGCCGCATGCGGGTCGAACACAGCTGCTATGCCACGCCCGCGATCCGGGAGCGCATGAAGCGGCTGAACGTCATCCCGTCCTCGGCCACGGGCTTTCTCTATGATCTGGGGGATGGCTATATCCGGGTGCGGGGGGAGGCCGCCATGAAGGACATGTGGCCCCACAAATCCTGGAAAGAAATGGGAGTCATCGCGCCGGGCCATTCCGATGCCCCGATATGCCATCCCAATCCGCTGCGGGGAATCTATTCGCTCGTGACGCGAAAGACCGACACGGCGCAGTCCCTGGGACCGGAGGAGGCGTTGGAGCTCTGGGACGCCCTGAAGGCCTATACGATCCACGGCGCCTATGCCGGGCGCGAGGAGGACATCAAGGGCACGATCGAGGTGGGGAAGCTCGCCGACTTCGTGATCCTTGAGGAAGACATCTTCACTGTTGATCCGGAACGGATCCCGCATATCAAAGTCGCGCGCACGATCGTCGGTGGTAAGACGGCCTATCAGGCATGA
- a CDS encoding ABC transporter permease, producing the protein MMSGLDQRARMALAMIAPAVLLVLLLYIFPLIRVLGLSVTEAPGGISNYAQLFTSPAIGRVIATTLRICAITTIVTLVLSYLMACALTLASDRLRPVMFACILLPLWLSVLIRAFAWVTVLRSNGVLNGALLSSGLIESPLTLVRNELGVTIGMIHYMLPFGILPLYASMRTIDPRVMNAARSLGASGLTIFRRVFFPLTVPGLFSSFILIFVFSLGFYVTPAILGGGRVMMVAEYISVQVHETLEWGIATMLASVLLVSVFAVIFAVGRFADWESIVGKGDD; encoded by the coding sequence ATGATGAGCGGGCTCGACCAGCGCGCACGCATGGCGCTGGCCATGATCGCTCCTGCCGTGCTGCTGGTGCTGCTGCTCTACATCTTCCCGCTCATTCGCGTCCTGGGCCTCAGCGTCACGGAAGCACCGGGAGGGATTTCGAACTACGCCCAGCTCTTCACCTCGCCTGCCATCGGACGCGTCATCGCGACGACGCTGCGGATCTGCGCGATCACGACGATCGTCACGTTGGTCCTGTCCTATCTGATGGCCTGCGCACTGACCCTGGCGAGCGACCGTCTGCGCCCGGTGATGTTCGCCTGCATTCTCTTGCCGTTGTGGCTTTCGGTCCTGATCCGCGCCTTCGCCTGGGTCACCGTGCTGCGCAGCAACGGGGTCCTGAACGGTGCTCTGCTCTCCTCCGGCCTCATCGAGTCGCCGCTCACGCTGGTGCGGAACGAATTGGGGGTGACCATCGGCATGATCCATTACATGCTGCCCTTCGGCATCCTGCCGCTCTATGCGAGCATGCGCACCATCGATCCCCGGGTGATGAATGCCGCCCGGAGCCTCGGCGCCAGCGGGCTGACGATCTTCCGTCGCGTGTTCTTTCCCCTGACCGTCCCGGGTCTGTTTTCTTCGTTCATCCTCATTTTCGTGTTCTCGCTCGGCTTCTACGTGACCCCGGCGATCCTGGGTGGCGGTCGCGTCATGATGGTCGCCGAATATATCAGCGTTCAGGTGCATGAGACGCTGGAATGGGGCATCGCCACGATGCTCGCCTCCGTGCTGCTGGTGTCCGTGTTCGCGGTCATCTTTGCGGTCGGCCGTTTTGCCGATTGGGAAAGCATCGTCGGCAAGGGAGACGATTGA
- a CDS encoding ABC transporter permease, translating into MDVAGPPRLSRTIVLALGWLGLIFLLAPLAVVFPVSLTPERYLSMPSGSISFQHYAKLLSDIRWSQSILTSLWIAILTTIAATTLGTFCAIGLWRLNARFTQYIRILLFAPLIVPPIVHALAFYRTWIDLKWLDTIAGVVVAHTILCIPLVLITVATSLSGFDRRIEQAARSLGASNLTVLRRIIVPNIAPGVAAGAAFSFVTSWDEVISVIFLTSRNVVTLPVVIWNSLSERVDPAVAAVSAVMVLVTVAIVIVRFAGRGSKA; encoded by the coding sequence ATGGATGTGGCGGGACCCCCGCGGCTCAGCCGGACGATCGTTCTCGCGCTCGGCTGGCTCGGCTTGATCTTCCTGCTGGCGCCCCTGGCCGTCGTCTTTCCCGTTTCGCTCACCCCTGAGCGTTATCTTTCAATGCCGTCGGGCAGCATCTCGTTTCAGCATTACGCCAAACTCCTGTCCGACATCCGCTGGTCGCAAAGCATCCTGACCAGTCTTTGGATCGCTATTCTCACGACCATTGCCGCCACCACCCTCGGCACATTCTGCGCCATCGGCCTCTGGCGGCTCAATGCACGCTTTACGCAGTATATCCGCATTCTGCTGTTTGCGCCGTTGATCGTGCCGCCGATCGTGCACGCACTGGCCTTTTACCGCACCTGGATCGATCTCAAATGGCTGGACACCATCGCCGGTGTGGTCGTCGCGCATACCATCCTGTGCATTCCGCTGGTGCTGATCACCGTGGCGACATCTCTGAGCGGCTTTGATCGGCGGATCGAGCAGGCGGCGCGTAGCCTCGGGGCCTCGAACCTCACCGTGCTGAGACGGATCATCGTCCCGAACATCGCGCCAGGGGTCGCCGCCGGCGCTGCGTTCTCCTTCGTGACGTCGTGGGACGAGGTGATTTCCGTCATCTTCCTGACGAGCCGCAACGTCGTGACGCTGCCGGTGGTCATCTGGAACAGTCTGTCGGAGCGGGTCGACCCCGCAGTGGCAGCCGTCTCGGCCGTCATGGTGCTCGTGACCGTCGCCATCGTCATCGTGCGGTTCGCCGGCCGCGGCAGCAAGGCCTGA
- a CDS encoding ABC transporter ATP-binding protein, with the protein MHIPGSDYLVVDDLHKHYGRVKAIDGMSLRIPRGEFLTLLGPSGSGKTTLLMAIAGFVKPNSGTIRLQGEDITALPPEKRDLGVVFQGYALFPHMTVTENVAFPLEVRKLPKPEIARLVAASLETVQLTGLADRKPAQLSGGQQQRVALARALVFAPPLILLDEPLSALDRQLRSQLQGELKQLHRKLGVSVVNVTHDQDEALSMSTLIAVINHGRIIQLGTPHEVYELPKTEFVAHFMGRSNLIEAEVVGRDAARNAVLKAGGHSFVSAHGAAAVVGSRVPVSLRPERMRLSGDSDGGDGAIPATLTDVTYHGNTTQLLVETALGVLRVEAQAGDSGFALEPGAKVSLSWPEGSPVVVERDTTA; encoded by the coding sequence GTGCACATTCCCGGTTCCGATTATCTCGTCGTCGACGACCTGCATAAGCATTATGGGCGCGTCAAAGCCATCGACGGGATGAGCCTGCGCATTCCGCGCGGTGAATTCCTCACCCTGCTGGGCCCGTCCGGGTCCGGCAAGACGACCTTGCTGATGGCGATCGCCGGCTTCGTCAAACCCAATTCGGGCACGATCCGGCTGCAGGGCGAGGACATCACCGCGCTGCCGCCGGAGAAGCGGGATCTCGGCGTCGTCTTCCAAGGCTATGCCCTGTTCCCGCACATGACCGTGACGGAGAACGTCGCCTTCCCCCTGGAGGTGCGCAAACTGCCCAAGCCCGAGATTGCCCGCCTGGTGGCTGCGAGCCTTGAGACGGTGCAGCTCACCGGCCTGGCCGACCGCAAGCCCGCGCAGCTCTCCGGCGGCCAGCAGCAACGGGTCGCCCTGGCCCGCGCCCTGGTCTTCGCACCACCGCTCATCCTGCTCGATGAGCCGCTGAGCGCGCTGGACCGGCAATTGCGCAGTCAGCTTCAGGGCGAACTCAAGCAGCTGCATCGGAAACTCGGCGTGAGCGTCGTCAACGTGACCCATGATCAGGACGAAGCCTTGTCCATGTCGACGCTGATCGCCGTCATCAACCATGGCCGGATCATCCAACTCGGCACGCCGCACGAGGTCTATGAACTTCCGAAGACCGAGTTCGTGGCCCATTTCATGGGGCGCAGCAATCTCATCGAGGCGGAGGTCGTCGGCCGGGACGCGGCACGGAATGCAGTGCTGAAAGCGGGCGGCCACAGTTTCGTGAGTGCCCATGGAGCCGCGGCCGTGGTCGGAAGCCGCGTCCCGGTCAGCTTGCGGCCTGAACGCATGCGCCTGTCCGGGGATAGCGATGGCGGTGACGGCGCCATTCCCGCCACGCTCACGGACGTCACCTATCACGGCAATACCACCCAGCTCCTGGTGGAGACGGCGCTCGGTGTTCTGCGCGTGGAGGCGCAGGCGGGGGATTCCGGCTTTGCCTTGGAGCCAGGGGCCAAAGTCAGTTTAAGCTGGCCGGAGGGCTCGCCGGTCGTCGTCGAGCGCGACACGACGGCTTGA
- a CDS encoding ABC transporter permease: MTRQASEADQHVPENDRLTQDFAVQNHGYYRRQFDRIGHARGGVWSFNVSAALLGPVWMAARGLRLLFWLAFFLEAIGIVQLAMGLAGNLGADQAARADRLELQAARRDAEAKEAIRTGQSYAEGLARSAVALKEAAARARSQAEAATAQGSVHVTLGIGVIILAKLIEGFLANHGLERRFRRWRSDRRLRTGLDYGTGALAGAFILAAYGLLAYRFAAQAPPDWLLSAPANRAWQMGAAGWLNTVLDRISAGGDRLFSGISAFIAALLNGIEYVLITSPWPVPMAIIIILAWQLAGPRVAIFTSAALAYLAVLGYWEKSLETVALLGTAAILCIAIGIPLGIWCGRRPAIYAALRPVLDFMQTMPAFVYLIPVIALFGIGKPPGIIATLIFGTPPMVRLTALGIQGVPASIREAAEAFGATRWFLLTRVDLPLALPSIMTGVNQTILMCLSMVVIASLIGAKGLGEDVLNALQYAAVGQGLLAGLAILLCAMIIDRIVQGRSR; this comes from the coding sequence GTGACGAGGCAAGCCAGCGAGGCCGACCAGCACGTGCCAGAGAACGACCGGCTGACGCAGGATTTTGCCGTCCAGAACCATGGCTATTACCGCCGCCAGTTCGATCGCATCGGCCACGCCCGGGGAGGTGTCTGGTCCTTCAACGTGAGCGCTGCCCTGCTCGGGCCCGTATGGATGGCCGCTCGCGGTTTGCGGCTCTTGTTTTGGCTCGCCTTCTTCCTGGAGGCCATCGGCATCGTCCAGCTCGCCATGGGGCTTGCCGGCAATCTCGGGGCCGATCAGGCGGCGCGGGCGGATCGGCTCGAGCTTCAGGCCGCGCGCCGGGATGCCGAAGCGAAGGAAGCGATCCGCACCGGCCAATCCTATGCTGAGGGTCTCGCGCGGTCGGCCGTCGCGCTGAAGGAGGCCGCCGCGCGCGCCCGCAGCCAGGCCGAAGCCGCGACGGCACAGGGATCGGTCCACGTGACCCTGGGCATCGGGGTCATCATTCTCGCCAAGCTGATCGAGGGCTTCCTCGCCAATCATGGCCTGGAGCGGCGCTTCCGGCGCTGGCGATCCGACCGCCGCCTGCGGACCGGACTGGATTATGGGACAGGTGCGCTGGCCGGCGCTTTCATCCTGGCAGCCTATGGCCTCCTCGCCTACCGTTTCGCAGCACAGGCGCCGCCGGACTGGTTGCTCTCGGCTCCGGCCAACCGCGCGTGGCAGATGGGTGCTGCGGGCTGGCTGAACACTGTTCTCGACAGAATTTCGGCAGGCGGAGATCGCCTCTTCTCCGGGATCAGTGCCTTCATCGCGGCGCTCCTGAACGGGATCGAATACGTCCTCATCACCTCGCCCTGGCCTGTGCCGATGGCCATCATCATCATCCTGGCCTGGCAGCTCGCCGGGCCCCGAGTGGCCATTTTTACCTCGGCCGCTTTGGCCTATCTGGCCGTGCTCGGCTATTGGGAAAAGAGCCTCGAGACCGTTGCTCTTCTGGGGACGGCGGCAATTCTATGTATCGCCATCGGGATTCCGCTGGGCATCTGGTGCGGTCGCCGTCCGGCGATCTATGCCGCACTCAGACCGGTGCTGGACTTCATGCAGACCATGCCGGCCTTCGTGTATCTCATTCCCGTCATTGCCCTCTTCGGGATCGGCAAGCCGCCCGGCATCATCGCGACGCTGATCTTCGGCACGCCCCCGATGGTTCGCCTCACCGCGCTTGGCATCCAAGGTGTTCCGGCTTCCATCAGGGAGGCCGCCGAGGCCTTTGGCGCGACCCGCTGGTTTCTGCTGACCCGCGTTGATCTGCCTCTCGCCCTTCCCTCCATCATGACGGGCGTCAACCAGACCATTCTGATGTGTCTTTCGATGGTGGTGATTGCATCCTTGATCGGTGCCAAGGGACTGGGCGAGGATGTACTGAACGCCCTGCAATATGCGGCTGTGGGCCAAGGCCTGCTGGCGGGCCTGGCGATCCTGCTCTGTGCCATGATCATCGACCGCATCGTCCAGGGCCGATCGCGCTGA
- a CDS encoding quaternary amine ABC transporter ATP-binding protein encodes MEQVEAVEVPASPAIELRGVWKLFGDKASEAMSAIHRDGLTKSEVLQRYDCVVGVADANLTIARGEIFCVMGLSGSGKSTLVRHINRLLEPTSGEIYVDGEDMLGKKPAELRSMRARRIGMVFQNFGLLPHRTVRDNVALPLEIQAATKHDRYTIAERALAQVNLTGWGDHYCSALSGGMQQRVGLARALAADPSILLMDEPFSALDPLIRRQLQDEFINLSRTMGKTTVFITHDLDEAIRIGDRIAIMKDGAIVQVGTPEDIVTDPKDDYVAAFVANISRLHILSARSIMEAPDAYRRRNPAWNGSTGNPPVSAMTDLASLIDIATGNDEPILVSGTESETVGIIDRHSLLRAIRGETRL; translated from the coding sequence ATGGAGCAGGTGGAGGCCGTCGAAGTTCCTGCATCCCCGGCCATCGAGTTGCGCGGGGTCTGGAAGCTTTTCGGCGACAAGGCATCCGAGGCGATGAGCGCCATCCACCGCGATGGCCTCACCAAGTCAGAGGTCCTGCAGCGCTACGACTGCGTGGTCGGCGTTGCGGATGCGAACCTGACGATTGCCCGTGGCGAGATCTTCTGCGTCATGGGCCTGTCGGGAAGCGGCAAGTCCACGCTCGTCCGCCACATCAATCGTCTGCTGGAACCGACATCCGGCGAGATCTATGTCGACGGCGAGGACATGCTGGGCAAGAAACCTGCCGAGCTCCGCAGCATGCGCGCCCGGCGCATCGGGATGGTGTTCCAGAATTTCGGCCTGCTGCCGCATCGGACCGTGAGGGACAATGTGGCCCTGCCCCTGGAGATCCAGGCCGCCACCAAGCATGATCGCTACACGATCGCCGAACGCGCCCTGGCGCAGGTCAACCTGACCGGCTGGGGTGATCACTATTGCTCGGCGCTGTCCGGCGGCATGCAACAGCGGGTTGGCCTCGCCCGGGCCTTGGCGGCGGACCCCTCGATCCTGCTGATGGACGAGCCCTTCAGCGCCCTCGACCCCCTGATCCGCCGGCAGCTCCAGGACGAGTTCATCAATCTGTCTCGAACCATGGGCAAGACCACCGTCTTCATCACCCATGATCTTGACGAGGCGATCCGGATTGGCGACCGCATCGCGATCATGAAGGATGGAGCGATCGTTCAGGTCGGCACGCCGGAAGACATCGTCACCGATCCGAAGGATGACTATGTCGCCGCCTTCGTCGCCAACATCTCCCGCCTCCACATCCTGTCTGCCAGAAGCATCATGGAGGCCCCTGACGCCTACCGCCGGCGCAACCCCGCTTGGAATGGCTCGACGGGCAACCCACCAGTGTCGGCGATGACGGATCTCGCAAGCTTGATTGACATCGCCACCGGCAATGACGAGCCCATCCTGGTGTCAGGGACAGAGAGCGAGACCGTAGGCATCATCGATCGGCACAGCCTGTTGCGGGCGATCCGCGGCGAGACCCGGCTGTGA
- a CDS encoding glycine betaine ABC transporter substrate-binding protein, translated as MKNRLLATAFGIFLLGTAGQASAADVTMPDPNYATATAAMNVIKAIAEQELGLEVDTVTTTAVPVIWEAMDRGKGEVDIWPDVWLPNQQGLVDKYVEANKTVKLAKNGYAAAQGYCIPTAAAKKHGIKSVYDLANPENAKLFDTNGDGKGEIWIGAPGWQSTNIEKVKARDYGFAEFFELQATEEAVATANLDKAVKADKPWIGYCYGPHQNFALYELTMLEEPKHDPAKFVVVQPNDDPNWFEKSKVSSGYADTSVHIAYSASLASRQPELVAALERIQFDANDISKWAYEIIVDKKPAAEVASEWVKAHPDAVGKWMGR; from the coding sequence GTGAAAAATCGCCTTCTTGCCACCGCTTTCGGCATCTTCCTTTTGGGCACCGCCGGTCAGGCCTCGGCAGCCGACGTGACCATGCCGGATCCGAACTACGCCACCGCGACGGCGGCCATGAATGTGATCAAGGCCATCGCCGAGCAAGAGCTGGGGTTGGAAGTGGATACCGTCACCACCACAGCCGTGCCGGTGATCTGGGAAGCCATGGACCGGGGCAAGGGCGAAGTGGATATCTGGCCGGACGTCTGGCTCCCGAACCAGCAGGGCCTCGTGGACAAATATGTCGAAGCGAACAAGACGGTCAAACTCGCCAAGAATGGCTATGCGGCCGCACAGGGCTATTGCATCCCCACGGCAGCAGCCAAGAAGCACGGCATCAAGAGCGTCTACGATCTCGCCAATCCTGAGAATGCCAAGCTGTTCGACACCAATGGCGACGGCAAGGGTGAGATCTGGATCGGGGCACCGGGATGGCAGTCCACGAATATCGAAAAGGTCAAGGCGCGCGACTACGGCTTTGCTGAGTTCTTCGAGCTCCAGGCCACGGAAGAGGCGGTGGCCACCGCAAATCTTGACAAGGCGGTCAAGGCTGACAAGCCGTGGATCGGCTACTGCTACGGCCCGCACCAGAATTTCGCTCTCTATGAGCTGACGATGTTGGAAGAGCCGAAACATGATCCGGCCAAATTCGTCGTGGTGCAGCCGAACGACGATCCGAACTGGTTCGAGAAATCGAAGGTCTCTTCAGGCTATGCGGATACATCCGTCCACATCGCTTATTCGGCTTCCCTGGCCAGCCGTCAGCCGGAACTGGTCGCCGCTCTCGAACGCATTCAGTTCGACGCCAACGATATCAGCAAATGGGCCTACGAGATCATCGTCGACAAGAAGCCGGCGGCGGAAGTCGCCTCGGAATGGGTAAAGGCCCATCCTGATGCCGTCGGCAAATGGATGGGACGCTGA
- a CDS encoding trimethylamine methyltransferase family protein, with product MSRQGGGRAGRLNARADSDVIRKPYVNRRLGTFNVLDEEGLSLIERNADRLLKETGMEFVDDPELLEIFHDAGADVQGTRVRFEEGMCRKLIRATAPQRFNQLARNPANTVVIGGDNTVLCPSWGPPFVHDLDRGRRYGTIDDFRDLVKLHQMIPYLHHSGGVVCEPVDLPANKRHLDMLYTHIRYSDRCFMGAFIGEVRAQDAVDMAKIVFGAETVATNAVLYNVSNTNAPLVLDANMSGSLKVYARNNQPVACTPWMLAGAMSPCTVAGTLAQVLAEALATLCLVQLINPGAPSLMGSFASTISMQSGAPTFGTPEAGKMVLACGQLARRLGVPFHTVGTLSASKVPDAQSQQEATWGLLMSMLAGANVINHATGWLEGGLVTGYEKTIIDADLCGKVMSFFEGIDLSDNAQAIEAIQAVGPGSHFLGSAHTQANFMSAFYRSAISDNNSYEQWKADGQLTADQRANLRWKQLLQDYADPGLDPAIDEELCAFIAKRKESMPDMAYF from the coding sequence GTGAGCCGCCAGGGCGGCGGCCGCGCCGGCCGTCTGAACGCGCGAGCCGACAGCGACGTGATCCGCAAACCTTACGTCAATCGCCGTCTGGGCACCTTCAACGTGCTCGATGAGGAGGGCTTGAGCCTCATTGAACGCAATGCCGATCGCCTGCTCAAGGAGACGGGCATGGAGTTTGTGGACGATCCCGAGCTTTTGGAGATCTTCCACGACGCCGGCGCCGACGTCCAGGGCACGCGGGTGCGCTTCGAGGAGGGCATGTGCCGCAAGCTCATCCGCGCGACGGCGCCCCAGCGCTTCAACCAGCTGGCGCGCAATCCTGCGAACACGGTCGTCATCGGCGGCGACAATACCGTCCTCTGCCCGTCCTGGGGACCTCCCTTCGTCCACGACCTGGACCGCGGCCGCCGCTACGGCACCATCGACGATTTCCGGGATCTGGTGAAGCTGCACCAGATGATCCCCTATCTCCATCACTCCGGTGGTGTCGTTTGCGAGCCGGTCGATCTGCCCGCGAATAAGCGCCATCTCGACATGCTCTACACCCATATCCGCTATTCGGATCGCTGCTTCATGGGCGCCTTCATCGGCGAAGTGCGTGCCCAGGATGCCGTGGACATGGCGAAGATCGTCTTTGGTGCGGAGACCGTCGCCACCAACGCGGTGCTCTACAACGTGAGCAACACCAACGCCCCGCTGGTGCTCGATGCCAACATGTCGGGATCGCTCAAGGTCTATGCCCGCAACAACCAGCCGGTGGCCTGCACCCCGTGGATGCTCGCCGGCGCCATGAGTCCCTGCACGGTGGCGGGAACACTCGCCCAGGTCCTCGCCGAGGCGCTGGCGACCCTGTGCCTGGTGCAGCTCATCAACCCCGGCGCCCCCTCTCTCATGGGCAGCTTCGCCAGCACGATTTCCATGCAGAGTGGCGCCCCGACCTTCGGCACCCCGGAAGCGGGCAAGATGGTGCTCGCCTGCGGCCAGCTCGCCCGGCGCCTTGGCGTGCCCTTCCACACCGTGGGGACGCTCTCGGCCTCCAAGGTGCCCGATGCCCAGTCGCAACAGGAGGCGACCTGGGGCCTGTTGATGTCCATGCTCGCCGGTGCCAATGTCATCAATCACGCGACCGGCTGGCTCGAGGGCGGCCTGGTGACGGGCTATGAGAAGACGATCATTGATGCCGATTTGTGCGGCAAGGTCATGAGCTTCTTCGAAGGCATTGATCTCTCTGACAATGCCCAGGCGATCGAGGCGATACAGGCCGTCGGGCCGGGGTCCCACTTCCTCGGCAGCGCCCACACTCAGGCCAATTTCATGAGTGCCTTTTACCGCTCCGCCATCAGCGACAACAATTCCTACGAGCAATGGAAGGCGGACGGCCAGCTGACGGCTGACCAGAGGGCGAACCTTCGGTGGAAGCAGCTGTTGCAGGATTATGCCGATCCAGGCCTCGATCCCGCCATCGACGAGGAGCTGTGCGCCTTCATCGCCAAGCGCAAGGAAAGCATGCCCGACATGGCCTATTTTTAG